GGAGAGACCCGGGTCTGCAGGAGGACCTCCAGCTGCTTCCTCTGCCGGTCGATCTCCAGTCTGAAGCCCGACGCCTCCTCCTCATATTCGGCTACGATTCTGTCGACCACCGCGGAGATCTCGCGGGAAGCAGCGGCGAGCCTGTCGGTCACGAACCCCCTCAGAGAGTCTCCTTTCGACATGTTCCACACAGAGACCCTCCTCACATTAGAAAACACTCTTTAAAGACATTAAACCCCGGGTTGTTTAGCTAACGCCTGAGTGCATCCATAAATACAGTCCGACTGGAAACTGAGACCCGACACGACAGTTCCCTTTTTTCAATTCCTCCTCgagtgaatcagaatcagatttattgatcAGGTATGCTCAcaggtgaactgtgctctcttatgaacaggtacaacattaaacatcaacaataaacagaataagaaaagactaatatttacagaaacatgaaacagtgtaaaagatgctgaagtaacatgatgagTAAAATGAAGTCCATTACAGTGTTTACATCAGTAAGTGTGCGTGTATCGAtcctttaaataatatatacatacatgtataatcacagtgatgtgtgttttaaatctgcCCACACCATGCACTCATTACCCAGGGAGGGGGGGTCTTCCACCAGCTGCAGATGGAGACCTGAAGACCTGAAGATCTGAAGATCTGAAGACCTGAAGATCTGAAGACCTGAAGACCTGAAGACCTGAAGATCTGAAGACCTGAAGATCTGAAGACCTGAAGACCTGAAGATCTGAAGACCTGAAGACCTGAAGACCTGAAGACCTGAAGACCTGAAGACCTGAGGATCTGAAGACCTGAAGACCTGAAGACCTGAAGACCTGAAGATCTGAAGACCTGAAGACCTGAAGATCTGAAGACCTGAAGACCTGAAGACCTGAGGATCTGAAGATCTGAAGACCTGAAGACCTGAAGACCTGAAGATCTGAAGACCTGAAGACCTTCAACAGAAGATGAAggaggtttaaaatgtttactttgaTGATTACTACATGTTCTTCTTTCCCATCCTAGAGTCCAGCATTTCAAACCCCAGGTTGGTAAATATAAGAATGATATAAAGACAGGATGTGATGATAGTTTGTATTGCAGTTACAGAGTGTGAACACAAGGGGGAGCCGCTGCACAGGAGCAGCATACACATTATACAGATCAGACTTTTTATCtaacatttcaaaaatgtttttactgatAAGGTTTGGAAActtgaatatatttttatagAGCCTCAGTGATTAAAACAACGTACATGTTCTATATCTGTGTTTAACTTCTGAATCAATCATTTAGTAAAGTTAACGTGGATTACAGTCAGGACGAATCAGAATGAGTCTCTTTGAAAACAAGTTTCTCTCTGAACGCTGCAGATCTTCAggattctttttcttctttgtttctctctctttctattttaACCGGCATGCTCGACTTCCTCGGCTTCTTCTTTGGGAGGAGGTCACCTGAAGCCCACCGCCGCTGCTCATTGgtcagcttgttttgtttttcttctgggtCGCCGTCGTGAAGCGATGCAGGTTTACGGGTGATGGAGGTGAGGTCAGGGAGGGAGGCAGGACACTTGTTGTGGTGAAGGAGAAACACCGGTGACAccaggggggagagggaggaggctACATGACctgggaggagtggaggagggggcggagcctgGGTGTGTGGGTAAGATCTGTTGGTGGAGTCGATCAGGGTGAAGCTGTTGGTGGAAGGGGtctgagggggagggggaggggctctgGAACGAGGTCGTACATCGTCTTGTCGGGGGTTTGAACCAtgtttcacttcctctctgAGCGAGTGGGCGTCGTCACGCTTCCAGAGGTCGTTGCTGGtctctgttttcctgcaggtttgtgtgtttgtgtctctgtgcgtcAGTGAGTCAGAGAGCGTGCTCGAGCGTGTCTCGTTGTTGATGTTTCTGATGGCGTTAGCGTCTCTTCCGGTCCCCGTGTGTAACCGAGGGTTCGGGTTGGCGCTGTGTCGGTTCCGGCTTCGCAGCGAGCTGAACACCATGGTGCAGCCCGCCACCGTGCAGCGATGTTTGATCTTCACGTGGACCGCGTTGTAGTGGATCTTCAGGGTTcctgcacaaacaggaagtacatcATGAACACACAGCTGTTAGCATGGGTTAGCTTAAAGCTACAAGACGCCACGTTCAGAGTCCATGTCGCACTTTGTGcctcaaaatcaaaacaaggcTTTTGTTTGGCCCTCTGTCCCTCAACACATCAGACATCAGAGCAGGACAAGACGAGACACGTTGAGGATCTCGAGTCTCGGTCTTACATCGTACCGAGTAGAACCTCAACATGCACGATCAGGAAAACATCTGGAATAGGAAAGAACTCCAGACTCCACATGCTCACAATGAGTTTACTCTCACAGCTGATCATGTGTCAGAGAAACCATTGTACATACAAACCTTTGTCGTAGAAGCTTTTCCCACAAACGCCACAGCAGACCCTCCCCTTTCTACTTCCTGCAGGcgagagagaagggagggtgcagaggggagaggggggaggatggagggaaggagagaaggaggaggtaggaagagagcagaggaaggaggaagagaaggagggtaGAGGactgagggaggaggagccCGGGTACTTCTGGGTAAACTTgggggaggagacagagaagaaggaggagtcTTTGGAAGGGGAGGGGGACGAGGTGGTCTCCGGTTTGGAGATGCTCCTCTGAAGGTCCTTGTCAGTTTGGAACCAGGGTTTCTGATGTCCTGCTGATCGGGAGAGGTTCGGCTTGTCAGGGTCAGATTTGATCTTTATGATCtgatgtttctcttcttctcttcttccctcCTGGTTGTTTCTTTCAGACAGTTTGGAGTCGCTCGACTTCCATAGAAATGTAACTTTACTTTGAGGATCGAGGTCCTggaataaaaagacagaagagaagaaggGATGACACCCTGACCCTCATCAGGAACCTGGATGTTGGTTATGATGGTTGATGTTAGGGTGGGTCATCTCAGGTGTTACCTTGGTGGGAAGGTGGAAGCTGGAGTTTGGAAAGTGGAACGGCAGGAGCAGAGAGAGTCTGTCTGGAACGTTCTGGTGGTCAGTctggttgtttttcttgaagTGACAGACGTCTGCTCCTGAACCTGAAGACCCTCTTCTGTTCTTCTCTCCTGCAGGTCCAGCGTCTCGTCCAATGAAGGTGCCGATGTTCACCCGGCCGCTCTTTGGGACGGGCTTGGGCTCACTGTTAGAGAAGTTGGTTGCAGGTTCCAGGAAGTGAAGGGTCATTAACTCGACGATGGGGCGGGTCTCACCAAAGCGAAGGAACTGTCTGAGGatcagcagctcctcctcctgagtCACCATCAACCAGTGGTCCAACACCTTCCCAACGGGGAACTGAGCggaaacaaatcaaatgttaaCAAAGAGAAGTGACATCACACGAGATCAGCTGGTCCCCTCTGATCGTATCTTTAAGTTACTTATAGAAACATGCTGCTCTGCTGTCGGTCTAACAGAGCCGGGTCAGATGATCCACAATCTGGTCTTTctcttaaacataaataaatagatgCTGGTAACAGGAAAAGGTTTTTATTCAGCGTTGGTTCTTTTCACATCAAGCTGAAggttctttgtctttctgactttgtcttttatttgagTCCACGTTGTGTGCCCGCATGCtggtgcatgaactgtaccgggCCGAAGCGGGCCAGGACCGAGGAAGTGtacggagcactcacactattcatacaaacaaacaaacaaacaaacacacctccaacccctctccacacacgtttgcacaaaggagttatcaattagaacgcatcATAATCATCCTCAGCTCGACACAGAATGAGCgcgatctaaaaactcttactaacatccaaataatcagtgagtatgttcttcttcttctctctagttcaggactaaaacagcttttttacaaactggactttaggggtgaagtgTGTTTAGGCACGGTGAGGATTGCCTCGTGTGAGGGCGCCCTGAATGTTTACCTGCAGCATGTATCCTCTAACGTAATCCCCCAGACTCCAGCCCAGTGTGTGCAGGATGTGctccacctgaaacacacacaaagatctTTACATCCAAACATGACTGAAGTAAACATCTTAAAATCACAACAGGTCAGATGATCAGATGTACCTGCTCTGGAGTCAGCACGCTATAGAGGCGGTCCAGAAGAATCTTTAAGCGAACAGGGACGGCCTGAGCTCCATATAAGACCAGGGAGCTCAGGTCCAACACCAGCCCAGGAAGAGCCACCTCCACTGGGCCACAGCTGGAGGGTGGCCGGGTCTGATGCTGGAGCTTCTGACAggctgaggagagaaaagaccACGATGAACAGAATCGTACATTTACACTTCTTCACACTTCTTCTCTGAAAAGTTACGTTTCTGTTCTTTTTCAAATGGTGGAGACAAAGTCGTCTGAATGTGGACGACCACTGACAGAGACTGTGATGATCGTTACTACAGATAATCAAATCtaaattaaacagaaatcttATTAAACAACATAATTCATTAAATTCCATTCATCCGTTTCCTCCGTCTGATCttaacccagacttccctctccacAGAAACgtttttcagctcctcctcctggaggattctgaggcgttcccagaCAGGACAGGATTTATAATCCCTCCagaaaacctctaaagggagtCCAGTAGGATCCTGATCAGATCCCTGAACCATCTCAACTGACTCCTTTAGATGTGAAGGAGTAGCGGCTCTACTTCGAGCTCCTCCCCCTGAATGTCTAAGCCCCTCCCATAAATGTCTAAGCCCCTCCTCTGGAATGGCTAAGCCCATCCCCCTAGATGTATAAGCTCCTCCTTCTGAATATATAAACTCCTCCCCTGAATGTATAAGCTCCTCCTCTGGAATGCATAAGGCCCTCCCCCTGAATGTATAAGCCCCCCCCCCGaatgtctaagctcctccccctctctctaaggctgagcccagacgccctccagaggaaactcatttcagggTTCTCATTCTTTCAGTCTCTACCCAGAGGTCATGACCtcaggtgagggttggaacgaaGGTCGTCCGGTAAATTGAGAGTCCAGTGACGCTGAGCCAATCCCTCAACATCACGCTCCATCCCACCCCCCCAAGACCCCCGAGATACTTGACCTCCCTCTCCACCCGAGAGAGCGATGTGTAGCAGAGCTGAACAAAGTGatgttgaagtgttttaaaGACATCAGGAGAGATGAAATGTGTGCAGATGTTCCCTCCAGATGTTCCTGTGATGTGATGACACCTGACTTCATGTCACCAGGAGAATAAACATCTGCAGCGTGCGTTCATCAGTTTGGTGGCTGACGTCCAACACGGAGTCAAACTGAGAAAGTCTCCAGAAGTTTGAACTGAACAAGTTTGGAAGATTTCATCAGAAGAAGGAAGAAATCTTCAAAACAAGAGAAGTTGTTTGTAAGAAGGCGGGAAAGACTCGTCTGGTTTGTAGGGACCAAAAGATAACAGAAAAGTCGTAAGACGTGCACTGTGCCGTCACATTCTGGGGGCGTGGCCTCTGCTGAGCTCCAACAGAACAGCTGATTtacttctgttaaaaaaaaaaatctgttgatGGACAAGAAGTTGAGGGGACACAAATCAGTGGAACACCTTCTGAACTCAGTCCAGAATGATTTCCTGAGTT
This portion of the Labrus bergylta chromosome 22, fLabBer1.1, whole genome shotgun sequence genome encodes:
- the LOC109976261 gene encoding zinc finger protein basonuclin-2, producing MRMSPDTEESLRCSASSCSCLNFKAGSVQLRSCGICGHSWVAHACQKLQHQTRPPSSCGPVEVALPGLVLDLSSLVLYGAQAVPVRLKILLDRLYSVLTPEQVEHILHTLGWSLGDYVRGYMLQFPVGKVLDHWLMVTQEEELLILRQFLRFGETRPIVELMTLHFLEPATNFSNSEPKPVPKSGRVNIGTFIGRDAGPAGEKNRRGSSGSGADVCHFKKNNQTDHQNVPDRLSLLLPFHFPNSSFHLPTKDLDPQSKVTFLWKSSDSKLSERNNQEGRREEEKHQIIKIKSDPDKPNLSRSAGHQKPWFQTDKDLQRSISKPETTSSPSPSKDSSFFSVSSPKFTQKYPGSSSLSPLPSFSSSFLCSLPTSSFSPSLHPPPSPLCTLPSLSPAGSRKGRVCCGVCGKSFYDKGTLKIHYNAVHVKIKHRCTVAGCTMVFSSLRSRNRHSANPNPRLHTGTGRDANAIRNINNETRSSTLSDSLTHRDTNTQTCRKTETSNDLWKRDDAHSLREEVKHGSNPRQDDVRPRSRAPPPPPQTPSTNSFTLIDSTNRSYPHTQAPPPPPLLPGHVASSLSPLVSPVFLLHHNKCPASLPDLTSITRKPASLHDGDPEEKQNKLTNEQRRWASGDLLPKKKPRKSSMPVKIERERNKEEKES